In Molothrus aeneus isolate 106 chromosome 3, BPBGC_Maene_1.0, whole genome shotgun sequence, a single genomic region encodes these proteins:
- the WDR27 gene encoding WD repeat-containing protein 27 yields MEGAWAGCASGGSRDPDVVREKHLFKGKLPEPLFQLACSHHHCAFPVSRNGLCVWNTATAQPLYLSGHHYSISALSFGNNINPLLVCSASHERVIVWNLDECTQKVEEGFTPRGIVIGTLLGMVLHIRFSPDDQQVAVCAGNQIYMLSAKNEAVLAELDGHLAPVTAAEFCTWEKSMLISVSEDRTFKVWDYSTSQLIYQSGIITAFPLLSLLIDEENKQIITGCAEGQLWIFSLISDHNYRCVAHTDLKKEQEKFCNKVWKSGQEIGEGQNNSKLCKTDNMRPEGSVETSLPILLIEHCDFFVCFHNEESIYSSQNTSYFWIGTSTGLLIINLANLELEALLSYRDYSDLSIQIARSCALTRKAANGKVLCLISSMFEDMIAVLEINLAALVRTQHSDFLPCGNEKSLSVIARCTLLANSPLCKGLKKNMKGPSSKTLGVKNTVKDKPLVFHNKIKSSGYTAAPRMAMFSPNTNLKKKEVSKWKTSCKCKNKEYPLESYPPIKYEKEVSVTCKPTPIFSVQYSGDGELLACGQGDKTVLIFNSNLIDVHSIFSGHDGAVNSVGWSHDRKWLVSASEDRTLRVWSICNKEPALILGKEKFHKTVRFAQFYFIDTFILLCCGAEFHLLSFHLDTTKDDLKRYKQRSVCKLVQKFPMTSAMEITSLSAVNEFYSYIVLTAGSNRALEVFDLNAGCSTAVIQEAHVRSVHQICQNKGSSYSTQQPEAYNLFLTTAAGDGIKLWDLRTLRCERRFEGHSSRCYPCGIAVSPCGRFIASGSDDKYAYIYEMRSSTFLQKLGRHTESVINVSFNPSSPQLTTATLDGKLRLFLP; encoded by the exons ATGGAGGGCGCCTGGGCCGGCTGCGCCTCTGGAGGAAGCCGCGATCCTGACGTTGTCCGCGAAAAGCACTTGTTTAAAGGCAAACTGCCGGAGCCGCTCTTTCAGCTGGCGTGCAGTCACCATCACTGCGCTTTCCCCGTGAGTCGCAATGGGTTGTGCGTCTGGAACACAGCCACTGCTCAG CCATTATATTTGTCAGGGCATCATTATTCAATTTCTGCATTGTCATTTGGAAATAACATCAATCCACTCCTTGTCTGCTCTGCCTCTCATGAACGTGTGATAGTGTGGAATCTTGATGAATGTACGCAGAAAGTGGAAGAAG GGTTTACACCTCGAGGAATTGTTATAGGAACTCTTTTGGGAATGGTGCTTCATATAAGATTTAgtccagatgatcaacaagtgGCAGTATGTGCTGGAAATCAGATCTACATGTTAAGTGCAAAG AATGAGGCTGTACTAGCTGAATTGGATGGACACTTGGCTCCGGTGACTGCTGCTGAATTTTGCACATGGGAGAAAAGTATGCTCATATCAGTGTCAGAAGACAGAACCTTTAAG gTGTGGGACTATTCTACCAGCCAGTTAATATATCAGTCAGGAATAATAACAG CATTTCCTTTGTTAAGTCTGCTAATtgatgaagaaaacaaacagattaTCACTGGATGTGCTGAGGGACAG ctTTGGATCTTCAGTTTAATCAGTGATCATAATTACCGTTGTGTAGCACATACCGACTTAAAGAAAGAGCAAGAGAAATTCTGTAATAAAGTGTGGAAATCTGGCCAAGAGATAG GTGAAGGGCAAAATAATTCCAAGCTTTGCAAAACAGACAACATGAGACCAGAAGGATCAGTGGAAACATCATTGCCTATCCTCTTAATTGAGCATTGTGACTTTTTTGTATGTTTCCATAATGAAGAAAGCAT ATATTCTTCCCAGAATACTAGCTATTTTTGGATTGGAACCTCTACTGGCTTGTTAATAATTAATTTGGCAAACTTAGAATTGGAAGCTCTTTTATCTTACAGAG ATTACAGTGATCTCAGCATTCAGATTGCCAGATCATGTGCATTAACAAGGAAGGCAGCTAATGGAAAG GTTTTATGCTTGATTTCCTCGATGTTTGAAGATATGATTGCTGTGTTGGAAATTAACCTTGCTGCATTGGTGAGAACTCAGCACAGTGATTTTCTCCCATGTGGAAATGAGAAAAGTCTATCAGTTATTGCCAG GTGTACTTTATTAGCAAATTCTCCATTGTGTAAAGGTTTAAAGAAGAACATGAAAGGACCTTCCAGTAAAACACTTG GAGTGAAGAACACAGTGAAGGATAAACCATTGGTTTTCCATAATAAAATTAAGTCATCAGGATATACAGCAGCACCACG AATGGCCATGTTTTCTCCAAATactaatctgaaaaaaaaagaggtatcAAAGTGGAAGACCAGTTGTAAATG taaaaataaagaatatccATTGGAAAGTTATCCTCCAATCAAATATGAGAAAGAGGTATCTGTTACTTGTAAACCAACCCCAATTTTTTCTGTTCAATATTCTG gggatggagagctgctggcttGTGGCCAGGGTGACAAAACTGTGCTGATATTCAATTCCAATCTCATTGATGTGCATAGTATTTTTTCAG gtCATGATGGTGCAGTTAACTCTGTTGGCTGGAGTCATGACAGGAAGTGGTTAGTTTCTGCATCAGAAGACAGAACCTTAAGGGTCTGGTCAATCTGCAATAAGGAACCTGCCCTAATTCTG GGTAAAGAGAAGTTCCATAAGACTGTACGCTTTgcacagttttattttatagATACATTTATATTGCTGTGTTGTGGAGCTGAATTTCATCTCTTAAGTTTCCATCTAGACACAACCAAGGATGACCTAAAACG ATACAAACAGAGGAGTGTTTGCAAATTGGTACAGAAATTTCCCATGACTTCAGCAATGGAGATTACCAGCCTTTCAGCAGTAAATGAGTTCTATTCTT ATATTGTACTTACAGCTGGCAGCAACCGAGCGTTGGAAGTTTTTGACCTCAATgcgggctgcagcacagcagtgatACAGGAAGCTCATGTTAGATCAGTCCATCAGATCTGCCAAAATAAG GGATCATCCTACAGCACTCAGCAACCTGAAGCTTACAACCTTTTCCTGACCACAGCTGCAGGTGATGGCATCAAACTGTGGGATTTAAGAACACTGAG
- the C3H6orf120 gene encoding UPF0669 protein C6orf120 homolog isoform X2 — MLSLQNCDLAIERPLGQKTSNYRNSWNTDTGRIQIQLKTMATHWRRILTVFVTAQVLFVVNAFEEEDVPEEWILLHVVQGQIGAGNYSYLRLNHEGKIVLQMQSLKGDADLYVSDVTLHPSFDEYELQSVTCGQDIVHVPAHFRRPVGIGIYGHPSHLESEFEMKVYYDRTVVQYPFGEASYNPEEMEANQKYSQSTEDESQDEESVFWTILIGILKLILEILF; from the exons ATGCTGTCTTTGCAGAATTGTGACCTTGCAATAGAGAGGCCTCTGGGACAGAAAACGTCAAACTACAGAAACagttgg AACACGGACACAGGAAGAATCCAAATACAACTGAAGACCATGGCAACACACTGGAGAAGAATCCTGACAGTATTTGTGACAGCTCAAGTACTATTTGTGGTAAATGCCTTTGAGGAAGAGGACGTACCAGAGGAATGGATTCTTCTTCATGTTGTCCAAGGTCAGATTGGAGCAGGAAACTACAGCTATTTGAGACTAAATCACGAGGGAAAGATTGTTCTTCAGATGCAGAGTTTAAAAGGTGACGCAGACTTGTACGTGTCAGATGTGACACTGCACCCCAGCTTTGATGAGTACGAGTTACAGTCTGTGACTTGTGGCCAGGACATCGTCCACGTGCCTGCACACTTCCGCCGCCCTGTGGGAATAGGGATTTACGGGCACCCCTCTCACCTGGAGAGTGAGTTTGAAATGAAGGTGTACTACGATCGAACAGTCGTACAGTACCCGTTTGGTGAGGCTTCTTACAACCCTGAGGAGATGGAGGCAAACCAGAAATACTCACAGTCTACAGAAGATGAATCTCAGGATGAGGAGTCTGTTTTCTGGACTATACTTATTGGAATCTTGAAATTAATACTTGAAATCCTTTTTTAA
- the C3H6orf120 gene encoding UPF0669 protein C6orf120 homolog isoform X1, translating into MATHWRRILTVFVTAQVLFVVNAFEEEDVPEEWILLHVVQGQIGAGNYSYLRLNHEGKIVLQMQSLKGDADLYVSDVTLHPSFDEYELQSVTCGQDIVHVPAHFRRPVGIGIYGHPSHLESEFEMKVYYDRTVVQYPFGEASYNPEEMEANQKYSQSTEDESQDEESVFWTILIGILKLILEILF; encoded by the coding sequence ATGGCAACACACTGGAGAAGAATCCTGACAGTATTTGTGACAGCTCAAGTACTATTTGTGGTAAATGCCTTTGAGGAAGAGGACGTACCAGAGGAATGGATTCTTCTTCATGTTGTCCAAGGTCAGATTGGAGCAGGAAACTACAGCTATTTGAGACTAAATCACGAGGGAAAGATTGTTCTTCAGATGCAGAGTTTAAAAGGTGACGCAGACTTGTACGTGTCAGATGTGACACTGCACCCCAGCTTTGATGAGTACGAGTTACAGTCTGTGACTTGTGGCCAGGACATCGTCCACGTGCCTGCACACTTCCGCCGCCCTGTGGGAATAGGGATTTACGGGCACCCCTCTCACCTGGAGAGTGAGTTTGAAATGAAGGTGTACTACGATCGAACAGTCGTACAGTACCCGTTTGGTGAGGCTTCTTACAACCCTGAGGAGATGGAGGCAAACCAGAAATACTCACAGTCTACAGAAGATGAATCTCAGGATGAGGAGTCTGTTTTCTGGACTATACTTATTGGAATCTTGAAATTAATACTTGAAATCCTTTTTTAA